One window of Colius striatus isolate bColStr4 chromosome 16, bColStr4.1.hap1, whole genome shotgun sequence genomic DNA carries:
- the EMILIN3 gene encoding EMILIN-3, with translation MRRARARALRRRGALLACLSLGTLLALADAKGAFYPPAAPLPYGGRYSLYTAGSSPQLGPGKPVGKHKSYCAYVVQRNVTCTLQDGAESYVKAEYHKCSWGPKCPGKVLYRTFFRPRYKIGYKTVTELAWRCCPGLMGEGCHDSPTDQPGLLPQHPSPKMPPGQKMFPIPRLPPFPKSHPDLFPGPKKNQYGRKLPGLFGDRLDRLEEEVRRLSQSYDSLHTLVSGLGERLRLAMQEDTSKMMGSLLHSPGTPDAAVGFGIVPDGLVDVADKADMATYPPVGEILTKVTEVSDVLKSKADLLHEVQGMVLDHDGQIKHLLESARPSPLTSIDMLEEYVDTRLSNLRGELLDGFEKKLGKIQTTCDFRIQEVRQQCEEEKAANLRLQQTLDGKELEIKKEISQLETQIQGLTVVEGCCSNLDYLTDRMNILEKGLHSISESQKNLHSRLDGEISTVTLGNLFEGRFEDLEARLNATERETGSCCSTIEDSMRGTMVAEVDGMRTAFEDKMQTLEDRFMTIMGELNNVSSPVGMDGAVVPVLEGELASMRKRTDEALEVLQNRLTTLESTCSLGCTSASKDVETFRTEIEDCQNKNQDLLLRMDSNYDLLRKLNATILEIQRRIEEEASGALQGEITLLKINLNTVSKSLTGLKDSVSQYSDTVTHVNSSLDEHERKIEDEVHSIQEKVNGQGSQLFFSNRRVLNLKGDLERLKARIISDLSSCKSLAQDLQQEMAQFDERVARAERMCSRLGAVTGSLDGIRDELEKHTGSLWDYMDHMNGTLAAHSQEITGLKDNLLDCQAKVSELAEQVAHLEEQAEGKQH, from the exons ATGCGGCGGGCGCGGGCGCGGGCGCTGCGCCGGCGCGGAGCTCTGCTGGCTTGCCTCTCCCTGGGGACGCTGCTGGCCCTCGCCGATGCCAAGGGCGCCTTCtacccgcccgccgcccccctgCCCTACGGCGGCAGGTACAGCCTCTACACGGCCGGCTCCAGCCCGCAGCTCGGCCCCGGCAAGCCCGTGGGCAAGCACAA GAGCTACTGTGCCTACGTGGTTCAGCGCAACGTGACGTGCACACTGCAGGATGGGGCTGAGAGCTATGTCAAGGCTGAGTACCACAAGTGCAGCTGGGGACCCAAGTGCCCAGGGAAAGTGCT GTACCGCACCTTCTTCAGGCCCAGGTACAAGATTGGGTACAAGACAGTGACGGAGCTGGCCTGGAGGTGCTGCCCAGGCCTCATGGGAGAAGGGTGCCATGACAGCCCGACCGACCAGCCTGGCCTTCTGCCCCAACATCCCAGCCCTAAAATGCCTCCTGGGCAAAAGATGTTTCCAATCCCCAGACTGCCTCCCTTTCCAAAAAGCCACCCTGACCTGTTTCCAGGACCAAAGAAGAATCAGTATG GGAGGAAGCTGCCTGGCCTCTTCGGGGACCGCCTGGATcggctggaggaggaggtgaggcGCCTGTCCCAGTCCTACGACAGCCTGCACACGCTGGTGAGCGGCCTGGGCGAGCGCCTGCGCCTCGCCATGCAGGAGGACACCAGCAAGATGATGGGCTCCCTGCTGCACAGCCCGGGCACGCCCGATGCCGCCGTGGGCTTCGGTATTGTTCCCGACGGGCTGGTGGACGTGGCGGACAAAGCTGACATGGCCACGTACCCTCCCGTGGGGGAGATCCTGACCAAGGTGACAGAGGTGAGCGACGTGCTGAAGAGCAAAGCGGATCTGCTGCACGAGGTGCAGGGCATGGTGCTGGACCACGACGGGCAGATCAAGCATCTGCTGGAGTCCGCCCGGCCCTCGCCCCTCACCTCCATCGACATGCTGGAGGAGTACGTGGACACCAGGCTGAGCAACCTGCGTGGAGAGCTGCTCGACGGCTTCGAGAAGAAGCTGGGGAAGATCCAGACCACGTGCGATTTCCGGATCCAAGAGGTGCGGCAGCAGTGCGAGGAGGAGAAAGCCGCCAACCTGCGGCTGCAGCAGACGCTGGACGGGAAGGAGCTGGAGATCAAGAAAGAGATCTCCCAGCTGGAGACCCAGATCCAAGGGCTGACGGTGGTGGAAGGCTGCTGCAGCAACCTGGACTACCTCACCGATCGCATGAACATCCTTGAGAAAGGCCTTCACAGCATCTCTGAGTCCCAGAAGAACTTGCACTCACGGCTGGACGGAGAAATCTCCACTGTCACCTTAGGAAACCTCTTTGAAGGGCGTTTTGAGGACCTGGAAGCCAGACTCAATGctacagagagagaaacaggcagctgctgctccactatAGAGGACAGCATGAGAGGCACAATGGTAGCAGAGGTAGATGGCATGAGGACTGCCTTTGAAGATAAAATGCAGACCCTGGAGGACAGGTTCATGACCATCATGGGGGAGCTGAACAACGTCAGCTCTCCAGTGGGCATGGACGGGGCGGTGGTGCCCGTGCTGGAAGGGGAGCTCGCCAGTATGAGGAAACGGACAGACGAGGCACTGGAGGTGTTGCAGAATCGCCTCACCACGCTGGAAAGCACTTGTTCCCTGGGCTGCACCTCCGCCTCCAAAGACGTGGAGACCTTCCGGACAGAGATCGAAGACTGCCAGAACAAGAACCAGGACCTGCTGCTCCGGATGGACAGCAACTACGACCTGCTGCGCAAGCTGAACGCCACCATCCTGGAGATCCAGCGGCGAATCGAGGAGGAAGCGTCGGGAGCTCTGCAGGGGGAGATCACCTTGCTAAAGATCAACCTGAACACCGTGAGCAAGTCTCTGACGGGGCTCAAGGACTCGGTCTCCCAGTACTCGGACACCGTGACACACGTCAACTCCTCGCTGGATGAACACGAGCGGAAGATCGAGGACGAGGTCCACTCCATCCAGGAGAAAGTCAACGGCCAAGGCTCCCAGCTCTTCTTCAGCAACCGGCGTGTCCTGAACCTCAAGGGAGACTTGGAGCGACTCAAGGCCAGGATCATCAGCGACCTGAGCTCCTGCAAGAGCCTGGCCCAGGACctgcagcaggagatggctCAGTTCGATGAGCGGGTGGCGCGGGCCGAGCGCATGTGCAGCAGGCTGGGGGCCGTCACGGGGAGCCTGGACGGCATCAGGGACGAACTGGAGAAACACACGGGCAGTCTGTGGGACTACATGGACCACATGAACGGGACCCTGGCTGCCCACTCTCAGGAAATAACGGGACTGAAGGACAACCTGCTTGACTGCCAGGCCAAGGTGtctgagctggcagagcaggtCGCTCATTTGGAAGAGCAGGCGGAGGGGAAGCAGCATTAG